GCGCGGCAGCTTTCCGCGCGGGATAGACTCCGAAGAAGATACCGACGAACACGGAAAAGGTAAAGGCGAGAACGATCGACCAGGGGGGGATCGCCACCGGGAGCTTCGGCACCGCGATCCGGATAAGCCCCGCCCCCAGCGTTCCCGCGAGCACCCCGCCGATTCCGCCTGCCGCGGAGAGCGCGGTCGACTCGAGAAGGAACTGGAGGAGTATGTCCCGGTCCTTCGCGCCCACGGCCTTGCGGATCCCGATTTCGTTCGTCCGCTCCTTGACGGTCACCAGCATGATGTTCATGATGCCGATCCCGCCGACCAGCAGCGAGATGGCCGCGATCCCGCCGAGCACGTAGGTGAGCGTGTCGAGGATCGTGAACAGGGAGGAAAGCATCGCCGCCTGGTTGGTGATCGTGAAGTCCTCGTGCCGGTTGTGGTTCTTGAAGAGGAGCGAACGGGCGAGCTCCTTTCCGCTGTCGATGTCGTTCTTGTTCCTGACGGAGATGAGGATTTCCAGCAGCGCATCCGTGTCGAAGATGTCCATGGCGGTGCGGACCGGGATGAACACGATGTCGTCGATGTCGAATCCCAGGCTCACGCCTTTCCGCTCCATGATGCCCATAACCCGGAAGCGCGCGCCCGATATCTTTACGACTTGCCCGAGCGCATTGGCGTTGCCGAACAACTCCCGCTTCACCGTCCTGCCCAGCATGCATACGCGGCGCTTCGCCTCCACGTCGGAATCGGTGACGAAGTTGCCGACCTCCACGTGGATGTTCCTGACGTCGGAGAATTCCTTCGTCACCCCGAGGACGGTGACGTTGCGCGACCTCGACCCGTAACGGACCTCCGCGGCGCCGAAGACCACCGGGGCGACGCCTCCGAAGAGATATCCCTTCTTCTCAAGCACGTTCGAGTCGTCCAGCGTCAGCTTGTGCTTCGCCGCTCCGATCAGCGGCGGTCCTCCCTTCGTCTCGACCTTGCCCGGGGTGACGATCAGGATGTTCGCTCCAAGCCCGGCGAACTGCTCCTCCACGTAGTTTTTCGTCCCTTCACCGAGCGACACCAGGAGTATGACCGCCGCCACGCCGATGATCACCCCCAGCATCGTCAGGGCGGAACGAAGCCGGTTCGTCTTCAGGGCGTCGAACGCCACTGCGGCGAATTCGAGGTAGCTCATCCCCGGATCTCCCGGTATTCCTCGGAGGTCACCAGCCGCCCGTCGATGATGTAGACGATCTTTTTCGCGCTTCTCGCGATGGCGAGGTCGTGCGTGACGAGGACGATCGTCGAGCCTTCCCCGTTCAGGCGCGTCAGTATGGCAAGCAGTTCCTCGCCCGATTTGGAGTCCAGATTTCCGGTCGGCTCGTCGGCCAGAAGCAGCGAGGGGCGGTTCACGAGAGCCCTGGCGATCGCCACCTTCTGTTTCTGTCCGCCGGAAAGCTGATTCGAAAGATGCCCCTTCCGGTCCTCGATCCCGACGGACTTGAGCGCCTCCAGCGCCCGGGCCGCCCGCTCCTCGCGACCGACCCCCGCATAAAGGAGCGGAAGCTCCACGTTCCTCTGTGCAGTGTACCGGGGAAGCAGGTGGAACACCTGGAAGATGAAACCGATCTCGCGGTTGCGCAAGTCCGCAAGGGCTTCCGGCGAAAGGCTCGACACCGGCATTCCCTTGATCTCGTACACGCCCGTGGTCGGAACGTCCAGGCAGCCCAGGATGTTCATGAGGGTGGATTTCCCCGACCCGGACGGCCCCATTACGGCAAGGAAATCGCCGTGAAAGATATCCAGGTCGACGCCGTCGAGGCCCACGACCGGCTGCGCGCCGGCCTCGTAGATCTTGCCTACCTTACGGAGACGGAGAAGCGGCTCACCAGCCCGCATTTCTCACCACGCTTCTGCTGCGGCAGCGGATACGGCCACGTCTACTGCGTTGCGCTCGGTCGGCCTCCTCGACGTAGCGTAAACTACGCCTGCGTCGCCCTCCGTCGCGACGCCTTGTAGCCATGCCCGTCTCCACTGCCTCGCGACGAACCGTGGTAAGAAATGCGGGCTAGCGGCTGCGGATTCCAACACGGCTCCCGGGGGCCAGGTTCTTGATCTCGAGGGAAGTGATGACTGTATCCCCCGGAGAGATTCCGCCGAGAATCTCCGTCCATTCCCAGTTGGAGATCCCCGTCGTCACGTTCTTCCGTGCGACCTTCCCGTTTTCCGCGACGTAGACGAATTTCTGCCCTTCCCGCTCCATCACGGCGGAGGAGGGGGCGAGCAGCACGTTGTCCTTCCCGCCGGTCAGCACCTCCACATCGACGGACATCCCCAGGCGGAGCGGCTTGGGAGGGGACGGCGCGATCAGGCGGATCGTATTGGCGCGGGAAACTTCCTTCGAAACCTCGACGGTAGGCTTTATCTCCGAAACCTGCCCGGGGAACGACTCTCCGAGATAGGCGTCCGGATAGAGCCTCGCTTTTTGACCGACCTTGATCTTGGCCGATTCCGATTCGTCGATCGGCGCTTCGATGAAGATGTCTCCCGGATCGGCCAGGACGAAGAGGGGAGAGCCCGGGGTTTTGGTTTCTCCCACCTCGACGGTCTTTTTCGTCACTATTCCCGCATAGGGCGCCGATATGCGCAGCTTCGCCTTCCGGTCCGCAAGCGAGAGCGCTTTCGCCCTGGCGGATTCCACGCGGGCTTTCAGGGACCCGATTTCCCGCTCGATCGCCCGTACCGTCGCTTCGCCCGCCGCGGCGAACCTGGCCTCCTCTTCCGCGTTCGCGAGCAGCGTGTCGGCCTGTTCCATGTCCGATTTCGATAGAAACCCTCGCTTGAACAACGCGGAGGCGCGGACGTGGTCCTCCTTCGACTTGCGAAGGTTGTTGGCGGCGCGCCCCGTTTCCGCGCGGAACTTTCTTTCCGCCTCGTCCCGCTTCGCCTCCGCCTGCCGCAGCCCCTCCTGCGCGGAGAGGATGTCCGCCTGCGCGGAATCGACCTGCCGGTCCAGCTCCGGGTCCGACAGCAGGGCCAGCAGGTCGCCCTTGCGTGCCTGCGTCCCTTCGACTACCGGCACGCTCACCGCACGACCCCCGACTTCGGCGGAAAGGACCGATTCATGCCGCGATTTGACCGTGCCCGCGGAGACGGCGGTCACGTACTCCTCGATCGGTCCTTTCCTGGCTGCGAAGACGTCGACTTCGACCGGCGAAGAGAAACCGAAATAACCTGCGAAGATTGCCGCGACCAGCAGCGCGCTTCCGCCGATCAGCCACTTTTGACGGGTCTTCATCGAAGGGTTATCCCCTCCCGTTCCAGTATCGTCCCGACCGCCCGCCACAGGCGGGTTTGCGCAAGCCATGCGTCCGTCCGCGCGCGTGCTTCCGATAGAAGGGCTTCCGACCTGTCCTGCTGGAACCGCAGGACTTCGACTGTGGTCGACCTGCCGAGGGAAAGCTTCTCTTCTTCCGCCTCAAGCTTCTTCGATGCCGCCGTAACGGACGACCTGGCGGCGGCAATCCGCTCAAGCGCCGACTCGAGGTCCCGCCTCGCTTTCCGCACTTCCGACCGGATCTTCAGGATAAGCCCTTCCTCAAGAAGGCGCTGCTCGTCGAGCGTCGACCTTGCGCGAGCCCATTCCGCCTTTTCCCTGTCGAAACGCCAGGGAAGTTCCGACTTCAGGCCCACGAACCAGCTGTAGTATCTACCCGAGAACATCTGGTCGACGCTGTCCCCGTAGTTCCCGGTGAATGCGGCAGCCGAGGTGGGGAACAACGGGTTAGGGGTCGGTGTTCCGGAGAGGCCGGAAAGCCCGCCGGATACGGTCAGGTCGAGCGAGGGGAGGGTACGGTTCCGCGAGACGGCCTCCTGTAGTTCCGCCTGTTTCTTCCGCCCGGATTGCGCCGCGGCCTCGGGACGCCGCCGCATAGCCGCTTCCGCCGTTTCGCCGGCGGCCGGAGGAGCGACGTCTCCCTGCAGCGGCGCTGGAACAAGCTGCTCATCCCATTCATTCACCGAACGCATCCCGAGGACGGTTTTCAGTTCGTCGGCCGAGCCCTGCGCCGCGGCTTCCGCACGGATCAGCTCTTCCTTGCGGGCCGCGACCGCAGCTTCCGCAGGGAGCCGGTCGATGGGGGCCGCCGCACCGGATTCTATCCTCGCATCCGTTTGGAGCAAAAGCCGCTCCGCCAGCGCAAGGGCGGATCTGCGGACTTCCACCTCCCGGACGGCGGACGCGAAAGAAAGGAAAGCCGATCGGGCGGCCGCAACGATGTCCATCACCTTCGCCTTCCAGTCCTCCGTTTTCGCCGACGCCCCGGCGCGCGCGATCAGGAGAGGAGCTTCCGTCACCTGTCTTCCCCGGTTTTTAAGAAGCGGCTGCGTCGCCGAAAGGGTGAGCGCGGTGTTGTATTGCGGCGAGAGCAATGCGATCGATGTGCTGGATTCCTGCCGCTGGTTTTCGAACGCAAGAGAGAGCGCCGTGCCTGTGCGGAGCAGGTCCTTCACGCCCAGGTCGAACTTGTAGGCCCGCTGGTCGAGGGCGAGGCTGCCGTCGAGCGCGGAACCGGTGGGCGCAATCGACCGGGAGGCCGACAGGTCCCCGGTGAATTTCGGCAGGAATGCCGCCTCTTCGACCGGCACCCCGGCTTCTCCGATCTCCTTTTCCGCCCGCGCCACGGCGATGTCTATGTTGTTCTTAAGTGCGATCTCCACGCACTCGCGGATGGAAA
The DNA window shown above is from Deltaproteobacteria bacterium and carries:
- a CDS encoding TolC family protein, translating into MKPLVFFAVLFIVIAFSFSASIGHEGAAARYISIRECVEIALKNNIDIAVARAEKEIGEAGVPVEEAAFLPKFTGDLSASRSIAPTGSALDGSLALDQRAYKFDLGVKDLLRTGTALSLAFENQRQESSTSIALLSPQYNTALTLSATQPLLKNRGRQVTEAPLLIARAGASAKTEDWKAKVMDIVAAARSAFLSFASAVREVEVRRSALALAERLLLQTDARIESGAAAPIDRLPAEAAVAARKEELIRAEAAAQGSADELKTVLGMRSVNEWDEQLVPAPLQGDVAPPAAGETAEAAMRRRPEAAAQSGRKKQAELQEAVSRNRTLPSLDLTVSGGLSGLSGTPTPNPLFPTSAAAFTGNYGDSVDQMFSGRYYSWFVGLKSELPWRFDREKAEWARARSTLDEQRLLEEGLILKIRSEVRKARRDLESALERIAAARSSVTAASKKLEAEEEKLSLGRSTTVEVLRFQQDRSEALLSEARARTDAWLAQTRLWRAVGTILEREGITLR
- a CDS encoding ABC transporter ATP-binding protein, whose product is MRAGEPLLRLRKVGKIYEAGAQPVVGLDGVDLDIFHGDFLAVMGPSGSGKSTLMNILGCLDVPTTGVYEIKGMPVSSLSPEALADLRNREIGFIFQVFHLLPRYTAQRNVELPLLYAGVGREERAARALEALKSVGIEDRKGHLSNQLSGGQKQKVAIARALVNRPSLLLADEPTGNLDSKSGEELLAILTRLNGEGSTIVLVTHDLAIARSAKKIVYIIDGRLVTSEEYREIRG
- a CDS encoding efflux RND transporter periplasmic adaptor subunit, producing MKTRQKWLIGGSALLVAAIFAGYFGFSSPVEVDVFAARKGPIEEYVTAVSAGTVKSRHESVLSAEVGGRAVSVPVVEGTQARKGDLLALLSDPELDRQVDSAQADILSAQEGLRQAEAKRDEAERKFRAETGRAANNLRKSKEDHVRASALFKRGFLSKSDMEQADTLLANAEEEARFAAAGEATVRAIEREIGSLKARVESARAKALSLADRKAKLRISAPYAGIVTKKTVEVGETKTPGSPLFVLADPGDIFIEAPIDESESAKIKVGQKARLYPDAYLGESFPGQVSEIKPTVEVSKEVSRANTIRLIAPSPPKPLRLGMSVDVEVLTGGKDNVLLAPSSAVMEREGQKFVYVAENGKVARKNVTTGISNWEWTEILGGISPGDTVITSLEIKNLAPGSRVGIRSR
- a CDS encoding ABC transporter permease produces the protein MSYLEFAAVAFDALKTNRLRSALTMLGVIIGVAAVILLVSLGEGTKNYVEEQFAGLGANILIVTPGKVETKGGPPLIGAAKHKLTLDDSNVLEKKGYLFGGVAPVVFGAAEVRYGSRSRNVTVLGVTKEFSDVRNIHVEVGNFVTDSDVEAKRRVCMLGRTVKRELFGNANALGQVVKISGARFRVMGIMERKGVSLGFDIDDIVFIPVRTAMDIFDTDALLEILISVRNKNDIDSGKELARSLLFKNHNRHEDFTITNQAAMLSSLFTILDTLTYVLGGIAAISLLVGGIGIMNIMLVTVKERTNEIGIRKAVGAKDRDILLQFLLESTALSAAGGIGGVLAGTLGAGLIRIAVPKLPVAIPPWSIVLAFTFSVFVGIFFGVYPARKAAALHPIEALRYE